In Phacochoerus africanus isolate WHEZ1 chromosome 1, ROS_Pafr_v1, whole genome shotgun sequence, the following are encoded in one genomic region:
- the FAM200C gene encoding protein ZBED8 produces MSKKRKWDDDYVRYWFTCTTEVDGTQRPQCVLCNSVFSNADLRPSKLSDHFNRRHGGVGGHDLNSLKHVPAPSDQSETLKAFGVASQEDALLQASYQFAYLCAKEKNPHTIAEKLVKPCALEIAQIVLGPDAQKKLQQVPLSDDVIHSRIEEMSQDILQQILEDIKASPLKVGIQLAETTDMDDCSRLMAFVRYIKEREIIEEFLFCEPLQLTMKGKDVFRLFRDFFLKHKISLDVCGSVCTDGASSMLGENSEFVACVKKEVPHIVITHCLLNPHELVTKTLPSKLKDALFTVVKVINFIKGRAPNHRLFQAFFEEIGIEYSVLLFHTEMRWLSRGQILTHIFEMYEEINQFLHHQSSNLVDGFENKDFKIHLAYLADLFKHLNELGASMQRTGMNTVSAREKLSAFVRKFPFWLKRIEKRNFTNFPFLEEIIVSANEALCIAAEITLHLQQLSSSFHEYFSVGDLDEASKWILDPFLFNLDFVDDGYLMKNDLAELRASGQILMEFETMKLEDFWCAQFTVFPSLAKTALEILILFATTYLCELGFSSLLHFKTKSRSCLNMSDDIRVAISKKVPRFSDIIEQKLQLQQKSV; encoded by the coding sequence ATGTCGAAGAAACGCAAATGGGATGACGACTATGTTCGTTACTGGTTCACCTGTACGACAGAGGTTGATGGAACTCAGCGCCCACAGTGTGTGTTGTGTAACTCAGTATTTTCAAATGCTGATCTCCGACCATCAAAACTATCTGACCATTTCAACAGGCGGCATGGTGGTGTAGGTGGGCACGATCTCAACAGCCTGAAACATGTGCCAGCACCATCTGATCAGAGTGAAACCCTAAAAGCATTTGGAGTTGCATCTCAGGAGGATGCCTTACTTCAGGCATCATATCAGTTTGCATATTTATGTGCCAAGGAGAAGAATCCTCATACAATAGCTGAAAAACTAGTGAAACCTTGTGCGTTGGAAATAGCACAAATAGTTTTGGGACCAGATGCACAAAAGAAACTTCAGCAGGTACCCTTATCAGATGATGTGATCCATTCTAGAATTGAGGAAATGAGCCAGGATATCTTACAGCAAATTCTAGAAGATATCAAAGCCAGTCCTCTTAAAGTGGGTATCCAACTTGCTGAGACAACAGACATGGATGACTGCAGTCGGCTAATGGCATTTGTTCGATacataaaagaaagagagatcaTAGAAGAGTTCCTGTTCTGTGAACCATTGCAGTtaacaatgaaaggaaaagatgTGTTCCGTCTATTCAGAGACTTCTTTTTGAAGCATAAGATATCACTTGATGTGTGTGGCTCTGTTTGTACTGACGGCGCCTCTTCTATGCTAGGAGAAAATTCAGAATTTGTTGCCTGTGTGAAAAAAGAGGTACCTCATATCGTGATCACACATTGTTTGTTGAACCCCCATGAACTTGTCACAAAGACACTGCCTTCAAAACTAAAGGATGCTCTTTTTACTGTGGTGAAGGTAATAAATTTTATCAAAGGGCGAGCTCCAAATCATCGCCTGTTTCAGgctttttttgaagaaattggaATAGAGTATAGTGTTCTCCTTTTCCATACTGAAATGAGGTGGCTTTCCCGAGGCCAAATACTTActcatatttttgaaatgtatgaAGAAATAAATCAGTTTCTTCACCACCAAAGCAGCAATTTAGTTGATGGCTTtgaaaataaagactttaaaattcACCTAGCATACCTGGCAGATTTATTCAAACACCTAAATGAACTTGGTGCATCTATGCAAAGGACTGGGATGAACACAGTATCAGCTAGAGAGAAGTTATCTGCTTTTGTTAGGAAGTTTCCATTTTGGCTTAAGcgcattgaaaaaagaaattttaccaattttccttttcttgaagaAATCATTGTTTCAGCTAATGAAGCATTATGCATTGCAGCTGAAATAACACTGCACCTGCAACAGTTGAGCAGCTCCTTCCACGAATATTTCTCTGTTGGAGATCTTGATGAGGCAAGTAAATGGATACTGgatccatttctttttaatctggaCTTTGTTGATGATggttatttaatgaaaaatgacCTTGCTGAATTACGAGCTAGTGGCCAAATCCTAATGGAATTTGAGACAATGAAGCTTGAGGATTTCTGGTGTGCTCAATTCACAGTGTTTCCAAGCCTGGCAAAAACCGCTCTAGAAATCCTTATACTATTTGCAACTACATACCTTTGTGAGCTGGgattttcttcacttttacattttaaaacaaagtccagAAGCTGCTTGAATATGAGTGATGACATCCGTGTGGCTATTTCAAAAAAAGTTCCTCGTTTCTCAGACATCATCGAACAAAAACTCCAGCTACAGCAGAAATCAGTGTAA